The following coding sequences lie in one Treponema socranskii subsp. buccale genomic window:
- a CDS encoding ADP-ribosylglycohydrolase family protein, with amino-acid sequence MRFVYGAILGDIIGEPYEAGGNPKTKDFPLFCAEPRFTDDSVMTIAVCEGISAAGLRADERTMKAALTVSMLHWGRNYPSAGYGERFYRWLHSADPKPYGSFGNGSAMRVSSVGWLFKTLSRTRQVAAWSAEITHDHPEGVKGAESVAAAIWLSRNGYAKTEIKTYVEKEFGYDLSRTCDEIRPFYVYEASCQRTVPEAMTAFLEGCDFEDVIRTAVSLGGDCDTLTAIAGSMAEAFYGIPEDMKAKCIELTPDDMHAVMKEFDKIAHAKKNR; translated from the coding sequence ATGCGCTTTGTGTACGGGGCGATTTTGGGAGACATAATCGGCGAGCCTTATGAGGCGGGAGGCAATCCGAAGACAAAGGATTTTCCGCTGTTTTGCGCCGAGCCTCGGTTTACGGACGATTCCGTGATGACGATCGCCGTGTGCGAAGGAATTTCGGCGGCGGGTCTCCGCGCGGATGAGCGGACGATGAAAGCGGCTTTGACGGTAAGTATGCTGCACTGGGGACGAAACTATCCGAGCGCGGGTTACGGTGAAAGATTTTACCGTTGGCTGCACAGTGCCGACCCGAAACCGTACGGCAGTTTCGGAAACGGATCGGCGATGCGGGTGTCTTCGGTCGGCTGGCTTTTTAAAACGCTTTCGCGGACGCGGCAGGTCGCTGCATGGAGCGCCGAGATCACGCACGATCATCCCGAAGGAGTCAAAGGCGCAGAGTCGGTTGCAGCGGCGATTTGGCTTTCGCGGAACGGGTACGCAAAAACCGAAATCAAAACCTATGTCGAAAAAGAATTCGGCTATGATCTTTCACGCACGTGTGACGAAATCCGCCCCTTCTATGTTTACGAAGCATCCTGTCAAAGAACCGTGCCCGAAGCGATGACCGCATTTTTGGAAGGGTGTGACTTTGAAGACGTTATCAGAACCGCGGTTTCTCTCGGCGGCGACTGCGATACGCTTACCGCTATTGCCGGAAGTATGGCCGAAGCGTTTTACGGTATCCCCGAAGACATGAAGGCGAAATGTATCGAACTGACGCCGGACGATATGCATGCGGTGATGAAAGAATTCGACAAAATCGCGCATGCGAAAAAAAATCGCTGA
- a CDS encoding adenylate/guanylate cyclase domain-containing protein, with the protein MMKIVFEKIKKGVRKIAASPLTLNVLYLVVLVELMLLPFSMTGMDLFNPEQTSRLLFPFTVLRSGAVTRGFNFFYICCLSFFLLPITFIVIVLSFFRKEITKLIVYLCLLISLTFYLAASVCGIILFANTARWFSSLSPLAYIAFFSAFILHSWLITVGIISIKAQNESYVEYKELLKTEEKKEAVIRKKAAERLKRRSKAEAGTGKNFTVVKAAMREWAYRVRTIKIKTHIKTKITVVILLTILIILSTFIYTDLNNYKALVSQTADNTGKNLAEQVAAIYDFSDGLHTKISAFLEGIKKTNASSPFPCQRADIITTSAKTNILLDEIDYSTELPEFDVFSYTTASVEIHEIPAEEKRILPSEAIQYIVHFQNINTRGKPICEPGKNTCVYVYPVTFSRKEGQKLVGFSVVTYLKEILNRPYFQAKVFILSISVIFFYVSIIVTLFLADFIVNPVLFLCGNIRRTANSLSDMLAGNAKIESGKLIFEETVNTNDEIKNLSVEIKNIVALVRGMLPYVSFHTVQNAEKNTGRLSATRELCFLFTDIRGFTSLCEKVPPKEVIRLLNHYLDIETKIIFDNGGDVDKYVGDEIMAFFSGPKKEINACKAAMEIRKAMYREKQLALEKGAAAIAVGIGINSGSVVFGSVGSETRKDFTSIGDTVNLAARLESANKEYGSKSIISRAVYEKLGKGFVCRELDYITVKGKTKPVRIYEVLQAKEAATDKIIDLKRTFETGLSYYRKRKWHYAKKYFSENVEKYNDAPSKVFLKRIERYQASPPKREWKGVFVMTGK; encoded by the coding sequence ATGATGAAGATCGTGTTTGAAAAAATTAAAAAAGGTGTGAGAAAGATTGCCGCTTCTCCTCTGACATTAAACGTGTTGTACCTCGTCGTGTTGGTCGAACTTATGCTGCTCCCGTTCAGTATGACCGGTATGGATTTGTTCAATCCCGAACAAACTTCCCGCCTGCTTTTCCCGTTCACCGTATTGCGGTCGGGGGCGGTAACGAGAGGTTTTAACTTTTTTTATATTTGCTGTCTTTCGTTTTTTCTTTTGCCGATAACGTTTATCGTCATCGTACTGTCGTTTTTTCGAAAAGAAATAACCAAACTCATCGTGTATCTGTGTTTGCTTATTTCTCTGACGTTTTACTTGGCGGCATCGGTTTGCGGAATCATTTTATTTGCGAATACCGCCCGCTGGTTTTCTTCGCTGAGTCCGCTCGCATATATTGCGTTTTTTTCGGCGTTTATTTTGCATTCGTGGCTCATCACCGTCGGAATAATTTCCATAAAAGCGCAAAACGAGTCCTATGTCGAATATAAAGAATTATTAAAAACGGAAGAAAAAAAAGAAGCCGTCATTCGGAAAAAGGCGGCGGAAAGATTGAAAAGGCGGAGTAAGGCCGAAGCCGGTACCGGTAAAAATTTTACCGTCGTAAAAGCTGCGATGAGAGAATGGGCGTATAGGGTGAGGACAATCAAAATCAAAACGCACATAAAGACGAAAATAACCGTCGTTATCCTTTTGACGATCCTTATCATTCTTTCGACGTTTATTTATACCGATCTGAATAATTATAAAGCTCTTGTTTCACAGACTGCCGACAATACGGGTAAAAATCTTGCGGAGCAGGTTGCCGCGATTTACGATTTTTCCGACGGACTGCATACGAAGATAAGCGCTTTTCTCGAAGGCATTAAAAAAACAAACGCGTCTTCTCCCTTTCCGTGTCAACGGGCGGACATCATTACGACGAGCGCTAAAACGAATATTTTGCTCGACGAAATCGATTATTCGACGGAGCTGCCGGAATTCGACGTTTTTTCATATACGACGGCTTCCGTAGAGATACATGAGATTCCTGCGGAAGAAAAAAGGATTTTGCCGTCGGAAGCCATTCAGTACATCGTCCATTTTCAAAATATCAACACGAGAGGCAAACCGATTTGCGAGCCGGGAAAGAACACGTGCGTTTACGTGTACCCCGTAACTTTTTCGCGCAAAGAAGGGCAAAAGCTTGTGGGATTTTCGGTCGTTACCTATTTGAAAGAAATTCTAAATCGGCCGTATTTTCAGGCGAAAGTTTTTATCCTTTCGATTTCGGTGATTTTTTTCTATGTTTCCATAATCGTCACGCTGTTCCTTGCGGACTTTATAGTAAATCCCGTTCTCTTCCTTTGCGGCAATATCAGAAGAACGGCGAACAGCCTCAGCGATATGCTCGCCGGAAATGCAAAGATCGAATCGGGCAAATTGATTTTTGAAGAAACCGTCAATACGAACGACGAGATAAAAAATCTCTCCGTCGAAATAAAAAATATCGTAGCGCTTGTACGCGGTATGCTTCCTTACGTGTCCTTTCATACGGTGCAGAACGCGGAAAAAAACACCGGCCGGTTGAGCGCGACGCGGGAACTGTGTTTTTTGTTTACCGATATCCGCGGCTTTACGAGCCTTTGTGAAAAAGTACCGCCGAAAGAAGTCATACGGCTTTTAAATCATTATCTCGATATCGAAACGAAAATTATTTTCGATAACGGCGGTGATGTCGACAAATACGTCGGCGATGAAATAATGGCGTTTTTTTCCGGGCCGAAAAAGGAAATCAATGCCTGCAAAGCCGCGATGGAAATCCGAAAAGCGATGTACCGCGAAAAACAGCTCGCGTTGGAAAAAGGGGCGGCCGCTATCGCCGTCGGTATCGGCATCAATTCCGGTTCCGTCGTATTCGGCTCGGTCGGTTCGGAAACTCGCAAAGATTTTACGTCGATCGGAGATACCGTAAACCTTGCAGCGCGGCTTGAAAGCGCGAATAAGGAATACGGTTCCAAATCGATTATCTCAAGAGCGGTTTATGAAAAGCTCGGAAAAGGTTTTGTGTGCCGCGAGCTCGACTATATAACGGTCAAAGGGAAAACAAAACCCGTGCGCATTTATGAAGTGCTGCAGGCGAAAGAAGCTGCGACCGATAAAATTATCGACTTAAAACGGACGTTCGAAACCGGTTTGTCGTATTATCGAAAGAGAAAATGGCATTATGCTAAAAAATATTTTTCCGAAAACGTGGAAAAATACAACGATGCGCCGTCAAAAGTATTTTTGAAAAGAATTGAACGCTATCAGGCATCTCCGCCGAAACGGGAATGGAAAGGCGTTTTTGTAATGACGGGGAAATAG